A single window of Methylomarinum sp. Ch1-1 DNA harbors:
- the pabB gene encoding aminodeoxychorismate synthase component I, with amino-acid sequence MSIPKQFKHPLPYFPDSAQLYAPLAGKPWSVFLDSGYPYSHQGRFDIIAADPVCTLVTRGKQTEINRDGERHWSEDDPFELIKQQLGDQSASIDHLPFNGGALGYFSYDLVRRLEKLPELADDAEHIAEMAVGIYSWAVIVDHQEQESWLVGHETAEDDWETLIDQFSLLPAEPVIPAFEVLAGPRSNMDKTYYAKAFAKIKHYLKEGDSYQVNLAQRFVCPCQGDPWPAYRQLRKINAAPYSAYLDFPEVQILSSSPERFLKVTDGEVETKPIKGTRPRKLLQNRDQQQISALSSSLKDRAENVMIVDLLRNDISKECREGSVTVPKLFDVESYATVHHLVSTVKGELAEGRHALDLLRSCFPGGSITGAPKIRSMEIIEELEPNRRGVYCGAIGYIGFDGNMDTNIAIRTLVHSQHTIRFWAGGGIVNDSDLEEEYQESFDKAAALLKVLEHFRRR; translated from the coding sequence ATGTCTATACCGAAACAGTTTAAACATCCTTTGCCTTATTTCCCCGACAGTGCGCAATTGTACGCACCGTTGGCCGGCAAGCCATGGTCGGTTTTTCTGGACAGTGGTTACCCTTATAGTCATCAGGGGCGTTTCGACATCATCGCCGCCGATCCTGTTTGCACGCTGGTGACACGAGGCAAACAGACGGAAATTAACCGGGACGGCGAGCGCCATTGGTCTGAAGATGATCCGTTCGAGTTGATCAAGCAGCAACTCGGCGATCAGTCGGCGTCGATCGACCATCTGCCGTTTAACGGCGGTGCGCTGGGATATTTTTCCTACGACCTGGTCCGCCGGCTGGAAAAACTGCCGGAACTGGCCGACGATGCCGAGCATATCGCCGAAATGGCTGTCGGCATTTATTCATGGGCGGTCATTGTCGATCATCAGGAACAGGAGAGCTGGCTGGTCGGTCATGAAACGGCCGAAGATGACTGGGAAACCCTGATCGATCAATTCAGCCTATTGCCAGCTGAGCCTGTAATCCCCGCTTTTGAGGTGCTGGCCGGACCGCGTTCGAATATGGATAAGACCTATTATGCGAAGGCCTTCGCCAAAATTAAGCATTATCTTAAAGAAGGGGATAGTTACCAGGTCAATCTGGCTCAGCGTTTCGTCTGTCCCTGTCAAGGCGATCCCTGGCCCGCCTACCGACAGCTGCGAAAAATCAATGCCGCGCCTTACAGCGCCTATCTTGATTTTCCAGAGGTGCAGATATTGAGTTCGTCGCCGGAGCGTTTTCTGAAGGTGACCGATGGCGAGGTGGAGACCAAGCCGATTAAAGGCACCCGCCCTAGAAAGCTGTTGCAGAATCGCGATCAACAGCAAATCAGCGCCTTGTCTTCCAGTTTGAAAGACCGGGCGGAAAATGTCATGATTGTCGATTTATTGCGCAACGACATCAGCAAAGAATGTCGTGAAGGCTCGGTCACGGTGCCTAAACTGTTCGATGTAGAAAGTTACGCGACCGTTCATCACCTGGTCAGCACGGTGAAGGGCGAGCTTGCTGAAGGCCGGCATGCCTTGGATTTATTGCGGAGCTGCTTCCCGGGCGGTTCGATTACCGGGGCGCCGAAGATTCGTTCGATGGAAATCATCGAAGAGTTGGAGCCTAACCGGCGCGGCGTTTATTGCGGCGCGATCGGTTATATCGGTTTTGACGGCAATATGGATACCAATATCGCGATACGCACTCTGGTGCATTCTCAGCATACGATTCGCTTCTGGGCCGGAGGCGGCATCGTTAACGATTCGGATCTGGAAGAAGAATATCAAGAAAGTTTTGACAAGGCGGCGGCCTTGTTGAAGGTGCTGGAACATTTCCGTCGTCGATGA
- a CDS encoding hydantoinase/oxoprolinase family protein, protein MQQHIIGWDIGGAHVKAALLDGEGSVVDVLLLPCPLWQGMAYLAEAVQTVLAHFSEPDCRHALTMTGELVDLFDSREQGVRRIIEAMLDYLQGKELAVYAGRRGFLSPANLSEQDCLDIASMNWLASASLAARTIDAGLFVDIGSTTTDVLLLERGSVSAIGLTDYQRLVSAELVYTGIVRTAVMAVAQQALFNGQNMGLMAEYFATMADVYRITGELNEDHDLSDTADGGAKTAEASARRLSRMTGYEFESKDWPIWLEFARQIKAVQKQQIAAACRRQMQRTTPGDDFCFVGAGIGRFLVQEIAEQLGASYLDFNQLTKQDQSKAGIDSADCAPAVAVASLAAEFC, encoded by the coding sequence ATGCAACAACATATAATCGGTTGGGATATAGGCGGGGCGCATGTGAAGGCCGCGTTATTGGACGGTGAAGGAAGCGTCGTCGATGTGCTTTTGCTGCCTTGCCCTTTGTGGCAAGGTATGGCCTATTTAGCAGAGGCGGTGCAAACGGTGCTCGCTCACTTTTCCGAGCCTGATTGTCGCCATGCCTTGACGATGACCGGTGAACTGGTCGATTTATTCGACAGTCGCGAACAAGGCGTCAGGCGGATCATTGAGGCCATGCTGGACTATCTGCAAGGGAAAGAGCTGGCGGTTTATGCCGGTCGGCGGGGTTTTTTGTCGCCGGCTAACTTGTCTGAGCAGGATTGTTTAGACATCGCCTCGATGAACTGGTTGGCCAGCGCGTCGTTGGCGGCGCGGACTATCGATGCCGGGCTGTTTGTCGACATCGGCAGCACCACGACCGATGTGTTGTTGCTGGAGCGTGGGAGCGTCTCGGCAATAGGCTTGACCGATTATCAACGCTTGGTGTCGGCGGAATTGGTTTATACCGGCATCGTCAGGACTGCGGTGATGGCGGTGGCCCAACAGGCGTTATTCAACGGGCAAAACATGGGCTTGATGGCCGAGTATTTTGCCACGATGGCCGATGTCTATCGCATTACCGGCGAGTTGAATGAGGATCATGATCTCAGCGATACCGCCGATGGCGGTGCGAAAACCGCCGAAGCCAGCGCCCGGCGTTTGTCGCGTATGACCGGCTATGAGTTCGAAAGCAAGGACTGGCCAATCTGGCTGGAGTTTGCCCGGCAGATAAAAGCGGTGCAGAAACAGCAAATCGCCGCCGCTTGCCGGCGCCAGATGCAGCGAACGACGCCTGGCGATGACTTCTGTTTTGTCGGGGCCGGCATCGGACGCTTTTTGGTTCAGGAAATCGCCGAACAATTAGGCGCTAGCTATCTGGACTTTAATCAACTGACCAAACAGGACCAAAGCAAAGCAGGCATCGATAGCGCCGATTGTGCGCCGGCGGTCGCCGTCGCCAGTCTGGCAGCCGAGTTTTGTTAA
- a CDS encoding ATP-grasp domain-containing protein, whose amino-acid sequence MMLQTLLAELKSIDDIEPVILLDWRCELADLPERTIVHRIDKDQDYRPVLLKLMRQCRLFWPIAPETDGALLALVELAEAQSMTTLASSPAAIALCGSKLATSRYLRRHNINAIETERLTAEVPPRLAGKMVIKPDDGAGAEDSFIVSSLEDYRRVVGRLQAIERYVMQPYRPGRAISLSCLFKQGRAWLLCCNGQQLSVSNGQFRLMACQVNIRSRTAIDYARLIEQVARAIPGLWGYVGIDLIETEREAVILEINPRLTSSYDGIVEASGINVAEQVLRLLDGEPVLRKTRDTTVMITLDKECN is encoded by the coding sequence ATGATGTTACAGACTTTGTTGGCTGAATTGAAGTCTATAGACGATATCGAACCGGTTATCTTGTTGGATTGGCGATGCGAATTGGCCGATTTACCGGAGCGGACGATAGTGCACCGCATAGACAAAGATCAGGATTATCGGCCGGTCTTATTGAAGCTGATGCGGCAATGTCGGCTGTTTTGGCCAATCGCGCCGGAAACCGACGGCGCATTGCTTGCGCTCGTCGAGTTGGCCGAAGCGCAGAGCATGACTACCTTGGCGTCATCGCCGGCGGCGATCGCGCTGTGCGGCAGCAAGCTGGCAACCAGTCGCTATTTGCGCCGGCATAATATTAATGCGATTGAGACTGAGCGATTAACTGCTGAAGTTCCGCCGCGTTTAGCGGGTAAAATGGTGATCAAGCCGGATGACGGGGCTGGGGCGGAGGACAGTTTCATCGTATCCAGCCTTGAAGACTATCGACGGGTCGTTGGACGTCTGCAAGCAATAGAGCGCTATGTCATGCAGCCCTACAGGCCGGGACGAGCGATCAGTTTGTCCTGTCTATTCAAGCAGGGGCGTGCTTGGTTATTATGCTGCAATGGACAGCAACTCAGCGTCAGTAACGGTCAATTTCGATTAATGGCCTGTCAGGTTAACATTCGCTCGCGAACGGCAATCGATTATGCGCGGCTTATCGAACAGGTCGCCCGCGCGATTCCGGGGCTATGGGGCTATGTCGGCATCGATCTGATCGAGACAGAGCGGGAGGCGGTGATCCTGGAAATCAATCCCCGCCTGACCAGCTCTTACGACGGCATCGTTGAGGCGAGCGGAATCAATGTTGCCGAGCAGGTCTTGCGTTTGCTGGATGGCGAGCCGGTGCTGCGAAAAACGCGGGATACAACGGTTATGATCACTCTTGATAAGGAATGCAATTGA
- a CDS encoding HisA/HisF-related TIM barrel protein, translating into MQIIPVLDLKDGCVVNARHGDRDHYRPLSSPLCSSSSLFAVIEAFLDLHDFGTFYIADLNAITASGDNQSLIDRLIKHYRDIEFWLDNGSRMSALQNNTSNLKTVIGSESQHQVTTKPETDFILSLDFKAEQKLGNRELFSAPQLWPQQIIIMTLNKVGSHSGPDFAKLHEYRQRHPDKNFIAAGGIRNAADLVRLESIGIDKALVASALHSGALDSVEIKNLQAKKYPG; encoded by the coding sequence ATGCAAATCATTCCCGTGCTGGATTTAAAAGATGGCTGTGTCGTTAACGCCCGTCATGGAGACCGGGATCATTATCGACCGTTGAGCAGCCCGCTATGCTCTTCATCATCACTCTTTGCCGTCATCGAGGCCTTTCTCGACCTACATGACTTCGGCACCTTCTATATCGCCGATCTTAACGCGATCACCGCGAGCGGCGATAATCAATCGCTGATTGATCGCTTAATCAAGCATTATCGCGATATCGAATTTTGGCTAGACAACGGCAGTCGCATGTCGGCATTGCAAAACAACACCTCTAATTTGAAGACGGTGATCGGCAGCGAATCGCAACATCAGGTCACGACAAAACCGGAAACAGACTTCATACTTTCTCTGGATTTCAAAGCCGAGCAGAAACTCGGCAACCGGGAACTTTTCAGCGCGCCACAGCTATGGCCGCAACAGATCATCATCATGACGCTGAACAAGGTCGGCAGCCACTCGGGACCTGATTTTGCAAAACTCCACGAATACAGGCAACGCCATCCCGACAAAAATTTTATCGCCGCCGGCGGCATCCGCAATGCCGCCGACCTTGTGCGCCTGGAAAGCATCGGCATCGATAAGGCTTTAGTCGCCAGCGCCCTGCATTCGGGGGCCCTAGATTCCGTCGAAATCAAAAACCTTCAGGCAAAAAAATACCCCGGATAA
- the fae gene encoding formaldehyde-activating enzyme yields MAKINNVRVGESLVGDGNEVAHIDLILGPRGSAAESAFANCLTNNKDGFSSLLAVVAPNLMVKPATVMFNKVTIKGSKQAVQMFGPAQRGVAMAVADAVEEGTIPADEADDLFVCVGVFIHWLADDDAKIQEYNYKATKEAIERAVAGTPTASEVVAAKATAEHPFAAN; encoded by the coding sequence ATGGCTAAAATCAACAACGTACGCGTTGGCGAGTCTTTGGTTGGTGATGGTAACGAAGTCGCTCACATCGATTTAATCTTAGGACCTCGCGGTTCTGCCGCGGAGTCAGCATTCGCGAACTGCTTGACAAACAACAAAGACGGCTTTTCTAGCCTGTTAGCTGTTGTTGCTCCTAACCTGATGGTTAAACCAGCGACTGTTATGTTCAACAAAGTAACTATCAAAGGTTCTAAACAAGCCGTACAAATGTTCGGACCTGCTCAACGCGGCGTTGCTATGGCTGTTGCCGATGCGGTTGAAGAAGGCACTATCCCAGCTGACGAAGCTGACGATCTGTTCGTTTGCGTGGGTGTATTCATTCATTGGTTAGCCGATGACGACGCTAAAATCCAAGAATACAACTACAAAGCAACTAAAGAAGCGATCGAGCGCGCTGTCGCCGGTACTCCAACTGCTTCTGAAGTGGTTGCGGCTAAAGCGACTGCTGAGCACCCATTCGCTGCAAACTAA
- a CDS encoding triphosphoribosyl-dephospho-CoA synthase yields the protein MISRQQLIDVYRQACEAELQAFKPGNVSVYSAGHDMEVEDFRISFRVSSGPITNPAYTLGEKIYYAVKQTRDAVGCNTNLGIILLCAPLLQVAASLTQGQSLRNKLSNLLASTTRQDADWVFKAITLAAPGGLGDSDEADVKQEASVTLTEAMEIASSKDRIAYQYISNYKDIFDFTVLLYNNNFAKFGDQNWAALAVYAGMLTRHADSHIERKYGPRYSAWVASEMEKVHQALLTTRHPESLVSMLEGIDAGFKEKGINPGTTADITVATVLVVLLEQLINGASVDRATRN from the coding sequence ATGATTAGTCGGCAACAACTGATCGATGTTTACCGGCAGGCCTGCGAGGCCGAGCTGCAGGCCTTCAAGCCCGGCAATGTCAGCGTCTACAGCGCCGGCCATGACATGGAGGTTGAGGATTTTAGAATAAGCTTCCGCGTTAGTTCGGGGCCGATTACTAATCCCGCCTATACATTGGGTGAAAAAATCTATTATGCCGTCAAGCAGACGCGCGACGCGGTGGGGTGTAACACTAACTTGGGCATCATCTTGTTGTGCGCGCCGTTGTTGCAGGTTGCCGCTAGCTTGACGCAAGGGCAGTCGTTGCGTAACAAGTTGTCGAATTTGTTGGCCTCGACGACGCGGCAGGATGCCGATTGGGTGTTCAAGGCGATCACGCTCGCCGCGCCGGGCGGTTTGGGCGATTCAGACGAAGCTGACGTCAAGCAAGAAGCTTCCGTCACGCTGACCGAAGCGATGGAAATTGCCAGTAGTAAAGATAGAATTGCTTATCAATATATCTCAAATTACAAAGATATTTTTGATTTCACCGTTTTGTTGTATAATAACAACTTTGCGAAATTCGGCGATCAAAACTGGGCGGCATTGGCGGTTTATGCGGGGATGCTGACGCGACACGCCGATAGTCATATCGAACGAAAATATGGCCCACGATATTCCGCTTGGGTGGCGTCTGAAATGGAGAAAGTCCATCAGGCTTTGCTGACGACCCGCCATCCTGAATCGTTGGTATCGATGTTGGAAGGCATTGATGCAGGCTTTAAGGAAAAAGGCATCAATCCCGGCACGACTGCGGATATAACCGTGGCGACAGTGCTGGTAGTATTATTGGAGCAGTTGATCAATGGCGCGTCCGTTGATCGGGCTACAAGGAATTAG
- a CDS encoding ATP-grasp domain-containing protein, which produces MGRIAIFTDDPGWHGKQLRLAFANRGYSAEYVSLTECRLQLESAALPILIPRFEQTLPDAVFVRGVPGGSLEEVVFYLDILHALKLAGIPVYNDGRAVERSVDKGMTSYLLHRAGLPTPATWVVRDRAEALAIAERELKAGNMLISKPLFGSQGEGIRRIEKMTDLFWLTSSHGIYYLQRFVNCEGDGYSDTRVFVINGQALTAMRRRGKSWLNNVARGASCEQIELIDELASLAIKATAALQMDYAGVDIIKDRQGQYHVIEVNSIPAWKGLESVCGINVAECLAEDLVVRYLGQRPVGLNSDAS; this is translated from the coding sequence TTGGGCCGCATAGCAATTTTCACCGATGACCCGGGCTGGCATGGCAAACAGCTGCGCCTGGCTTTCGCTAACCGAGGCTATAGCGCAGAGTATGTTTCTCTGACCGAATGCCGCTTGCAATTGGAATCGGCCGCCTTGCCGATTTTGATTCCGAGGTTCGAGCAAACCTTGCCGGATGCCGTCTTCGTGCGCGGCGTGCCGGGAGGGTCGCTGGAGGAAGTGGTGTTTTATCTGGATATCTTGCATGCATTAAAGCTGGCGGGGATTCCGGTATACAATGACGGACGCGCTGTCGAACGCAGTGTCGATAAGGGCATGACCAGTTATTTGCTGCACCGGGCCGGGCTGCCGACCCCGGCAACCTGGGTGGTGCGCGATCGCGCCGAGGCCTTGGCGATCGCCGAACGTGAACTGAAGGCGGGAAATATGCTGATCAGCAAACCATTGTTCGGCTCTCAAGGCGAGGGGATTCGGCGTATCGAAAAGATGACCGACTTGTTCTGGCTGACCAGTAGTCATGGCATTTATTATCTGCAACGTTTTGTCAACTGCGAGGGCGATGGTTATTCGGATACTCGCGTGTTTGTCATCAATGGTCAGGCGTTGACGGCGATGAGGCGGCGCGGAAAATCCTGGCTGAATAATGTGGCGCGCGGCGCGAGTTGCGAACAGATCGAATTAATCGACGAATTGGCGTCGCTGGCGATCAAGGCCACTGCCGCGTTGCAAATGGATTATGCGGGTGTCGACATCATTAAGGACAGGCAGGGGCAATATCATGTCATCGAGGTGAACAGCATTCCCGCCTGGAAGGGGTTGGAGAGCGTCTGTGGCATCAATGTCGCAGAATGTCTGGCGGAAGATCTGGTGGTTCGCTATTTAGGGCAGCGACCAGTCGGTTTGAATAGCGATGCTTCATGA
- the mch gene encoding methenyltetrahydromethanopterin cyclohydrolase has translation MQYTASVNKLTRPLVQELVDNADKLRIDVQKLENGGTIIDAGINVPGGLEAGRIITEICMGGMGSVTLSHSPYTTNWPLTVNVHSANPVLACLGSQYAGWSLSHEKYYALGSGPARAMATKVKEGVVEPVEELYKELDYRDSAESTVLVIENDAIPPLAIVEKIAGACGVAADQLTIIVTPTSSLAGCVQVVGRVLEVAMHKAHELHFPLENIIDGSGSAPICPPHPDFVKAMGRTNDAILFAGQVQIYVKGEDEEAEKLAKQLPSSTSKDYGKPFADIFKDCNYDFFKIDGMLFSPASVIVTAVESGNSFRAGKLDNALLDQSFGA, from the coding sequence ATGCAATACACAGCAAGCGTTAATAAACTGACACGGCCACTGGTTCAGGAACTGGTTGATAATGCGGATAAATTAAGAATCGATGTGCAGAAGCTGGAAAATGGCGGCACGATTATCGATGCCGGCATCAATGTTCCGGGCGGCTTGGAAGCCGGTCGCATCATTACCGAAATTTGCATGGGCGGCATGGGCAGTGTGACGCTGTCCCATAGTCCTTATACGACGAATTGGCCGTTGACGGTCAATGTGCATAGCGCCAATCCTGTTTTGGCTTGTTTGGGAAGTCAATACGCCGGCTGGAGCTTGTCGCATGAAAAATATTATGCCCTGGGGTCGGGCCCTGCTCGGGCGATGGCGACCAAAGTCAAAGAAGGTGTGGTCGAGCCGGTCGAAGAGTTGTACAAGGAGTTGGATTATCGCGACAGTGCCGAAAGCACCGTGCTGGTGATCGAAAACGATGCGATTCCTCCGTTGGCAATCGTCGAAAAAATAGCTGGCGCCTGTGGCGTCGCCGCCGACCAGTTGACGATCATCGTCACTCCGACCAGCAGCTTGGCCGGTTGTGTCCAGGTGGTCGGCAGAGTGCTGGAAGTGGCTATGCATAAGGCCCATGAGTTACATTTTCCGTTGGAAAATATCATCGATGGCAGCGGCAGCGCGCCGATTTGTCCGCCGCATCCGGATTTCGTGAAGGCGATGGGACGCACCAATGACGCCATTCTGTTCGCCGGACAAGTGCAAATCTACGTCAAAGGCGAAGACGAAGAGGCCGAGAAACTGGCTAAACAATTGCCAAGCTCCACATCCAAGGATTATGGCAAACCGTTTGCCGACATCTTCAAGGACTGTAACTACGACTTCTTCAAGATTGACGGCATGTTGTTCAGTCCGGCCAGCGTCATCGTCACGGCAGTGGAAAGCGGCAACAGTTTCCGGGCCGGCAAGCTGGATAACGCCTTGCTCGATCAGTCATTCGGCGCTTGA
- a CDS encoding ATP-grasp domain-containing protein, whose product MSWLIDALTPAPEKILVVAKSARMLVQLLSAAGHHVAAIDCFGDDDTRQWAFDYSQAAGLALADIEQPVLQMKRRQRIDHVIYGSGFEKHLDSVAFLQQHFNVLGNSPAVFAAVQDKPSFFQRLDRLGINHPAASYTPPGDEQSWLEKPLRGEGGLGIRRYRPQLGPPDAAVFWQCYIDGEPMSVLFIAVRERVNIIGYQRQLLTEQEDSAFLFAGVVSEPDLPGPVKAMLTDWVSRLSRELGLRGLNSLDFILQGRDCYVLEVNARPPASLQLYGVYAIAAHMQAVSSGSFVSALDANAYRAYKIVYAAKETRIAGSVDWPPWVVDRPRQGSIIGQGGPVCSIIARGKTHQQLMNRLQRKQQTLEKILSKVL is encoded by the coding sequence ATGTCATGGTTAATTGATGCCTTGACGCCGGCGCCCGAGAAAATACTGGTCGTCGCCAAGTCGGCGCGCATGCTGGTTCAGCTGCTCTCAGCAGCGGGCCACCATGTGGCGGCCATCGATTGCTTCGGCGACGACGACACCCGGCAATGGGCATTCGATTATAGCCAAGCGGCGGGGCTGGCGCTCGCCGATATCGAGCAGCCGGTCCTACAGATGAAGCGTCGCCAGCGAATCGATCATGTCATATACGGCAGCGGCTTCGAGAAGCATTTGGACAGCGTGGCTTTTCTGCAACAACATTTCAATGTTTTGGGTAATTCGCCCGCCGTTTTTGCCGCCGTCCAGGATAAACCGTCGTTTTTTCAAAGGCTGGATCGGTTGGGCATCAATCATCCAGCGGCGTCCTACACGCCGCCCGGCGATGAACAATCATGGCTGGAGAAGCCTTTGCGAGGCGAGGGCGGACTCGGCATCCGTCGCTATCGCCCGCAGCTCGGCCCGCCGGACGCAGCGGTTTTTTGGCAGTGCTATATCGATGGCGAGCCGATGTCGGTTTTATTCATCGCGGTTAGAGAGCGGGTCAATATCATCGGTTATCAGCGTCAGTTGCTAACCGAGCAAGAGGACTCGGCGTTTTTGTTCGCCGGCGTGGTGAGCGAGCCGGATTTGCCGGGCCCAGTCAAGGCTATGCTGACGGACTGGGTGTCTAGACTGTCGCGAGAATTGGGGCTAAGAGGCTTGAACAGTCTCGACTTCATTTTGCAGGGCCGGGACTGCTATGTGCTGGAAGTCAATGCCCGGCCTCCGGCGAGCTTGCAGCTATACGGGGTCTACGCCATCGCCGCGCATATGCAGGCAGTTTCGTCAGGTTCGTTTGTGAGCGCGTTGGATGCGAACGCTTATCGCGCCTACAAGATCGTTTATGCCGCGAAAGAGACGCGGATCGCCGGTTCGGTCGACTGGCCGCCGTGGGTGGTGGACAGGCCCCGGCAAGGTTCGATTATTGGTCAAGGCGGGCCGGTTTGCAGTATCATTGCCCGCGGGAAAACTCATCAGCAGCTGATGAATCGTCTGCAACGCAAACAACAGACTCTGGAAAAAATTTTATCAAAGGTACTTTAA
- a CDS encoding beta-ribofuranosylaminobenzene 5'-phosphate synthase family protein gives MKVQYKQVSVIAPARLHMGFIDLSGALGRHFGSIGMALNEISTRLTISAADSLTASGPVSERAVKCTRNLCQTLKVPESVAIDIVSAIPEHIGLGSGTQLSLAIGAALNAYYGLGLSVREIAQLTDRGARSGIGIGVFEQGGLVVDGGRGAATTTPPMIVHMDVPEHWRFILAFDERGQGLHGKQEVAAFRELPPFSQQEAARLCYLLLMQGLPAVAEQDIVKFGEVITELQRSVGEHFASVQGGIFTSPEVAMAMAWLEKQGAVAIGQTSWGPTGFCALDDADKADELVRQLQLKHADMPHLSFIVTSARNSSANVMVN, from the coding sequence TTGAAAGTTCAGTATAAACAAGTCTCGGTAATCGCTCCGGCTAGGTTGCACATGGGGTTCATCGATTTGAGCGGGGCTTTGGGGCGTCATTTTGGCAGTATCGGAATGGCGCTGAATGAGATCAGTACCCGTCTGACCATCTCCGCGGCCGATTCATTAACGGCGTCCGGTCCCGTCTCTGAGCGGGCCGTCAAGTGCACGCGCAATCTGTGTCAAACCTTAAAGGTGCCGGAGTCGGTCGCTATCGATATCGTCTCGGCCATTCCCGAACACATAGGGCTGGGTTCCGGCACTCAATTGTCGCTGGCGATCGGCGCCGCGTTAAACGCATATTATGGTTTGGGGCTCAGTGTCAGAGAGATTGCCCAATTGACCGACCGGGGCGCGCGCTCCGGCATCGGCATCGGCGTGTTTGAACAGGGCGGGCTCGTGGTAGACGGCGGTCGCGGCGCAGCGACGACGACGCCGCCGATGATTGTGCATATGGATGTGCCGGAGCACTGGCGCTTTATTTTGGCCTTCGATGAAAGGGGGCAGGGCTTGCACGGTAAGCAGGAAGTCGCGGCTTTCCGGGAGTTGCCGCCGTTTTCGCAACAGGAGGCGGCTCGCCTGTGTTATTTGCTATTGATGCAAGGACTGCCGGCGGTCGCCGAGCAGGACATCGTTAAATTCGGCGAGGTCATCACCGAATTGCAACGCTCGGTTGGCGAGCATTTCGCCTCGGTGCAAGGCGGTATTTTCACCAGTCCGGAAGTGGCGATGGCGATGGCGTGGTTGGAGAAACAAGGCGCCGTCGCGATCGGACAGACATCCTGGGGGCCGACCGGTTTCTGTGCGCTCGATGATGCCGATAAAGCCGATGAACTGGTGCGACAATTGCAACTCAAACATGCCGATATGCCGCATTTAAGTTTTATCGTGACCAGCGCGCGCAACAGCAGCGCCAATGTCATGGTTAATTGA
- a CDS encoding HAD family hydrolase, translated as MRTDRVLADIKAVILDMDGLVLDTESSYFKAWQMAAEKMGHHLTDRFCLTLSGLQYQDVERRIQDYCGTRLDLSEFNRLSGHCWREHVAVHGIAIKKGFFDLLRVIREKNLSYCLATNSLQQNALQCLRYAGLEAVFPLLVGREAVAEGKPSPAIFYRAATMMNHPISVCLIVEDSPTGIAAASQTSAQSVFVPSVSPADADSSALADFVVADLKQLAEIVQLAGVIGYN; from the coding sequence ATGCGCACTGACCGGGTTTTGGCGGATATCAAAGCCGTTATTCTGGACATGGATGGCTTGGTGTTGGATACCGAAAGCAGTTATTTCAAGGCCTGGCAAATGGCGGCGGAAAAAATGGGGCATCATTTGACCGATCGCTTTTGCTTAACGTTGTCGGGCTTGCAATACCAGGATGTGGAACGACGTATTCAGGATTACTGCGGAACTCGCCTGGATTTGTCGGAATTCAATCGCTTGAGCGGGCATTGTTGGCGGGAACATGTCGCCGTGCATGGTATTGCTATCAAAAAAGGCTTTTTTGACTTACTGCGAGTGATACGCGAAAAAAATCTGTCCTATTGTTTGGCCACCAACAGTCTGCAGCAAAATGCGTTGCAGTGTTTGCGCTATGCCGGCCTGGAAGCGGTGTTTCCATTGCTAGTCGGGCGAGAGGCGGTCGCTGAAGGCAAGCCGTCGCCGGCCATTTTTTATCGCGCGGCAACGATGATGAACCACCCGATATCGGTCTGTCTGATCGTCGAAGATTCGCCGACCGGCATCGCTGCCGCTAGTCAAACCTCGGCGCAGTCGGTATTTGTCCCCTCTGTGTCGCCGGCCGATGCCGACAGCAGCGCATTGGCGGATTTTGTCGTTGCCGACTTGAAACAACTGGCGGAAATTGTCCAATTAGCGGGCGTGATCGGGTATAATTGA